One Microbacterium marinum genomic window carries:
- a CDS encoding methionine synthase, producing MTKLLPTSTAGSLPKPSWLAEPEKLWSPWLLEGEDLVEGKRDALRLSLADQAQAGIDIVSDGEQTRQHFVTTFIEHLDGVDFAQRETVRIRDRYDASVPTVVGAVSRKQPVFVADAAYLRAQTSQPIKWALPGPMTMIDTLYDAHYKSREKLAWEFATILNQEAKELEAAGVDIIQFDEPAFNVFFDEVNDWGVAALERAFEGLTCDVAVHICYGYGIKANTDWKATLGHEWRQYERTFPKLQASGVDIVSLECHNSHVPVDLIELLRGKRVMVGAIDVASAQVETPEEVAATLRSALPFVEPELLYPSTNCGMAPLPRSVARGKLAALSAGAEIVRRELAG from the coding sequence ATGACGAAGCTGCTGCCCACCTCCACCGCCGGGAGCCTGCCGAAGCCGTCGTGGCTGGCCGAGCCGGAGAAGCTGTGGTCGCCGTGGCTGCTCGAGGGCGAGGATCTCGTCGAGGGCAAGCGGGACGCTCTGCGGTTGTCGTTGGCCGATCAGGCGCAGGCGGGGATCGACATCGTGAGCGATGGCGAGCAGACGCGCCAGCACTTCGTGACGACGTTCATCGAGCACCTCGACGGGGTCGATTTCGCGCAGCGGGAGACGGTGCGGATTCGCGACCGGTACGACGCGTCGGTGCCGACGGTCGTCGGTGCGGTGTCGCGGAAGCAGCCGGTGTTCGTGGCGGATGCCGCGTATCTGCGTGCGCAGACGTCGCAGCCGATCAAGTGGGCGCTGCCGGGGCCGATGACGATGATCGACACGCTGTACGACGCGCACTACAAGAGCCGCGAGAAGCTGGCCTGGGAGTTCGCGACGATCCTGAACCAGGAGGCGAAGGAGCTCGAGGCCGCGGGCGTCGACATCATCCAGTTCGATGAGCCGGCGTTCAACGTGTTCTTCGACGAGGTGAACGACTGGGGTGTCGCGGCGCTGGAGCGCGCGTTCGAGGGTTTGACGTGCGATGTGGCGGTGCACATCTGTTACGGATACGGGATCAAGGCGAACACGGATTGGAAGGCGACGCTCGGGCACGAATGGCGCCAGTACGAGCGGACGTTCCCGAAGCTGCAGGCGTCGGGGGTCGACATCGTCTCGCTGGAGTGTCACAACTCGCATGTGCCGGTGGATCTCATCGAACTGCTGCGCGGCAAGCGCGTGATGGTGGGCGCGATCGACGTGGCATCCGCTCAGGTCGAGACGCCCGAGGAGGTCGCGGCGACGCTGCGGTCGGCGCTGCCGTTCGTGGAGCCTGAGCTGCTGTACCCGTCGACGAACTGCGGCATGGCGCCGCTGCCGCGTTCGGTGGCGCGGGGAAAGCTCGCCGCGCTGAGCGCGGGTGCGGAGATCGTGCGGCGGGAGCTCGCCGGCTGA
- a CDS encoding putative oxygenase MesX → MRLTESSVPVFSIETTRFDEDYRPVDGTRITTNFANLARGEDREENLRNTLRMIDRRFNDLANWDNETGDRYRLELDIVTVSVDIDDASGGGSFPLIEVLHPLIVDTKTGQRIDGIVGNNFSSYVRDYDFSVVLPAHNEGRTGFSAPDDFGVLHGNLFKSFLESDAYAEQFATQPVVCLSVSTSKTYRRSANVHPILGVEYTSESSPTDDYFAKMGMRARYFMPRGSAAPLAFYFVGDLLGDYTNLELIATISTMETFQKIYRPEIYNSNSAAGAVYQPSLTASDFSLTRVVYDREERSRLAVVQGKFAEEFFMTPHEATLREWSAGYSARNNDEQGDR, encoded by the coding sequence ATGCGTCTCACCGAATCGTCCGTGCCCGTCTTCTCGATCGAGACGACGCGTTTCGACGAGGACTACCGTCCCGTCGACGGCACGCGGATCACGACCAACTTCGCGAACCTCGCCCGGGGTGAGGACCGCGAGGAGAACCTGCGGAACACGCTGCGGATGATCGACCGGCGCTTCAACGACCTCGCGAACTGGGACAACGAGACCGGCGACCGCTACCGGCTCGAGCTCGACATCGTGACGGTGAGCGTCGACATCGACGACGCCTCGGGTGGGGGTTCTTTCCCGCTGATCGAGGTGCTGCATCCCCTCATCGTCGACACGAAGACCGGGCAGCGGATCGACGGGATCGTCGGGAACAACTTCTCGTCGTACGTGCGCGACTACGACTTCAGCGTCGTGCTGCCGGCGCACAACGAGGGGCGGACGGGCTTCAGCGCGCCGGACGACTTCGGTGTGCTGCACGGCAACCTGTTCAAGAGCTTTCTCGAGTCGGACGCGTACGCGGAGCAGTTCGCGACGCAGCCGGTCGTGTGCTTAAGCGTCTCGACGTCGAAGACGTACCGTCGGTCGGCGAACGTGCACCCGATCCTCGGGGTCGAGTACACGAGCGAGTCGTCGCCGACCGATGACTACTTCGCGAAGATGGGGATGCGCGCCCGGTACTTCATGCCGCGCGGGAGTGCGGCGCCGCTGGCGTTCTACTTCGTCGGCGATCTGCTGGGCGATTACACGAACCTGGAGCTGATCGCGACGATCAGCACGATGGAGACGTTCCAGAAGATCTACCGGCCCGAGATCTACAACTCGAACTCCGCGGCGGGTGCGGTGTACCAGCCGAGCCTGACGGCGTCGGACTTCTCGCTGACGCGGGTCGTGTACGACCGCGAGGAGCGGAGCCGTCTGGCGGTGGTGCAGGGGAAGTTCGCGGAGGAGTTCTTCATGACGCCGCACGAGGCGACGCTGCGGGAGTGGTCGGCCGGCTATTCCGCGCGGAACAACGACGAGCAGGGAGACCGATGA
- a CDS encoding DUF222 domain-containing protein, translating into MTSPNETPGSDAFLASLAEVVHGAEGIERRLAAVQVEQIRMLAAAGALARRTASGSPAQVRERDMVLRSVAAELGGVARVTDRTMQRRIDEARTIVDDYAIALDAWEAGRITRGHVMVIVDAGSVLPLDLRGDFASAAVERCERDTPNRVRAELEMLAQRMHSRTFTERHEQAAAGRCVRIVPGRDGMSDLFATVPTVIAEGIHDRLTQMARAVIDTRGERAASGSFAHDEANASRAEIVSTDTRSTDQVRADLFADMLLAGIPALDDTRDTTAGPLGKIRARVQVVIPALALTRGGTRDNEEPCDLVGRSPIDAETARQLAGGTVMWERIVTHPVNGTVLEVDSYRVPEKMRRYLQARDQHCRFPGCRTAAIRCEVDHNHDHALGGKTKTCNLCHLCQRHHSMKQFTAWRVRQLSGGVLEWTSPLGRIYREDAPVPAVAFAPADTSLAPF; encoded by the coding sequence GTGACCAGCCCCAACGAGACTCCCGGCTCCGACGCCTTCCTCGCGTCGCTCGCCGAGGTCGTCCATGGGGCCGAGGGGATCGAGCGCCGGCTCGCCGCAGTCCAGGTCGAGCAGATCCGCATGCTTGCAGCCGCAGGCGCGCTCGCGCGCCGCACGGCATCAGGTTCACCCGCGCAGGTGCGCGAGCGCGACATGGTGCTGCGGTCCGTTGCCGCCGAGCTCGGCGGTGTCGCGCGGGTCACCGACCGCACCATGCAGCGCCGGATCGACGAGGCACGCACCATCGTCGACGACTACGCGATCGCCCTCGACGCCTGGGAAGCCGGTCGGATCACTCGCGGTCACGTGATGGTGATTGTGGATGCCGGTTCGGTGCTGCCCCTCGACCTTCGCGGCGACTTCGCCTCGGCCGCAGTCGAGCGGTGCGAGCGCGATACGCCCAACCGGGTCCGCGCCGAGCTCGAGATGCTCGCGCAGCGGATGCACTCGCGCACGTTCACCGAGCGGCACGAGCAGGCTGCCGCCGGCCGGTGTGTGCGGATCGTTCCCGGGCGAGATGGGATGAGCGACCTCTTCGCGACGGTGCCCACGGTCATTGCGGAGGGGATCCACGACCGTCTGACACAGATGGCTCGAGCGGTCATCGACACCCGGGGCGAGCGTGCCGCCAGCGGCAGCTTCGCCCACGACGAGGCGAACGCATCACGCGCAGAAATCGTCTCGACCGACACGCGCTCCACCGACCAGGTGCGCGCCGACCTCTTCGCCGACATGCTCCTCGCCGGCATTCCCGCGCTCGACGACACCCGCGACACCACCGCAGGTCCCCTCGGCAAGATCCGCGCACGCGTGCAGGTCGTCATCCCTGCGCTCGCACTCACCCGCGGCGGCACGCGCGACAACGAAGAGCCCTGCGACCTCGTCGGGCGGTCGCCCATCGACGCGGAAACCGCCCGACAACTCGCCGGCGGAACCGTCATGTGGGAACGCATCGTCACCCACCCCGTCAACGGGACAGTTCTCGAGGTCGATTCGTACCGCGTGCCGGAAAAGATGCGCCGCTACCTGCAAGCCCGCGACCAGCACTGCCGATTCCCCGGATGCCGCACCGCCGCGATCCGCTGCGAAGTCGACCACAACCACGATCACGCGCTCGGCGGCAAGACGAAGACCTGCAATCTCTGTCACCTGTGTCAGCGACATCACTCGATGAAGCAGTTCACGGCATGGAGGGTCCGACAACTGTCGGGTGGCGTCCTGGAATGGACCTCACCCCTCGGCAGGATCTACAGAGAAGACGCACCGGTACCGGCCGTCGCGTTCGCTCCTGCCGACACCTCGCTCGCACCGTTCTGA
- a CDS encoding GIY-YIG nuclease family protein, which yields MAPILLATLLPPGFDPIHCKLHFAVFNGDSFPIDALGNDPDLWQRWNSWRNVNDDFNRRFIFSLAQDRHDPSLWLFGGIWEVVGRRPEPRQHSYDVVLRDDLMGPYIKRLYVRTTLKGRNRRRNMEACLNEMTVSMIAEEPFVGDPFPGHDRIDHSLAEIQAIVRQARPDWRIALEHMKGVYVIHDTVTGEPYVGSAYGDTGIWQRWSQYALTLHGDNIGLKAHLAAKGEDYFQKTMRFALLEFWSMRTDDQHVIDRETYWKGVLVSRSLGHNRN from the coding sequence ATGGCTCCGATCTTGCTCGCAACGTTGCTGCCTCCCGGGTTCGATCCGATCCACTGCAAGCTGCACTTCGCGGTCTTCAACGGTGATTCATTTCCCATCGATGCGCTCGGCAACGATCCCGATCTGTGGCAACGCTGGAACTCTTGGCGCAACGTCAATGACGACTTCAATCGACGATTCATCTTTTCGCTGGCGCAGGATCGACATGACCCGTCGCTGTGGTTGTTCGGCGGGATCTGGGAGGTTGTGGGGCGTCGCCCTGAGCCACGACAGCACTCCTATGATGTCGTTCTGCGAGACGACCTGATGGGCCCGTACATCAAGAGGCTTTACGTGCGAACGACGCTCAAGGGTCGTAACCGACGCCGGAACATGGAGGCATGCCTCAACGAGATGACGGTTTCGATGATCGCTGAAGAGCCATTCGTGGGTGATCCGTTCCCCGGCCATGACCGCATCGATCATTCGCTCGCCGAGATTCAGGCGATCGTGAGACAGGCCCGACCCGACTGGCGCATCGCACTAGAGCACATGAAGGGGGTCTACGTCATCCACGACACGGTGACGGGAGAGCCCTATGTCGGGTCGGCTTACGGTGATACGGGCATCTGGCAACGCTGGTCCCAGTACGCCCTCACGCTTCATGGCGACAACATCGGTCTGAAGGCACACCTCGCTGCCAAGGGCGAGGACTACTTCCAAAAGACGATGCGGTTCGCCCTGCTGGAGTTCTGGTCGATGCGCACAGACGATCAGCACGTCATCGACCGAGAGACCTACTGGAAGGGAGTCCTGGTCTCCAGATCGCTAGGCCACAACAGAAACTGA
- the greA gene encoding transcription elongation factor GreA yields the protein MSTETFLTQEAYDRLAAELEELSTTGREEIAKRIEAAREEGDLKENGGYHAAKDEQGKQEARIRTLQQLLKDAKVGVAPESDGTVQSGTVVTAIVAGGEEVFLLGNREIAANSELDVYSEASPLGEAILGLKEGAKTSYTAPNGREISVEVVKVETYSGQ from the coding sequence ATGTCCACGGAGACCTTCCTCACCCAGGAGGCGTACGACCGCCTCGCCGCCGAGCTCGAAGAGCTGTCGACGACCGGTCGTGAGGAGATCGCCAAGCGCATCGAGGCCGCGCGCGAAGAGGGCGACCTGAAGGAGAACGGCGGGTACCACGCCGCGAAGGACGAGCAGGGCAAGCAGGAGGCGCGCATCCGCACGCTTCAGCAGCTGCTGAAGGACGCCAAGGTCGGCGTCGCCCCGGAGTCCGACGGCACGGTCCAGTCGGGCACCGTCGTCACGGCGATCGTCGCCGGCGGCGAAGAGGTCTTCCTGCTCGGCAACCGCGAGATCGCGGCGAACAGCGAGCTCGACGTCTACAGCGAGGCGTCGCCGCTCGGCGAAGCGATCCTGGGCCTCAAGGAAGGCGCGAAGACCTCGTACACCGCGCCGAACGGCCGCGAGATCTCCGTCGAGGTCGTGAAGGTCGAGACGTACTCGGGCCAGTGA
- a CDS encoding AI-2E family transporter: MSTGGDKPRGGFFDTIRQRTVSTEIADSMPRGLRLATAYAWRFLLIAAAIAVLIWIVIQLKLLIIPLLAAILVTALVWPLFSFLIRHRMPRWLSVLLTVVVALSVATGLLWLAIWQISREAGRVRDRTVVALDEFRTYLVDGPLHLTELQIDGAIDQAFELIQEQAQLLWSGALAVGSTLGHIVTGVLLAIFILICTLADGGGIWKWTVRLFPQRARTAVDGAGRAGWRTVINYARTQLLVATIDAVGIGVGAFALGVPLAAPIGVLVFLGAFVPFVGAVLTGALAVFLALVYNGPWIALWMLVIVLGVQQLEGHILQPLLMGAAVKVHPLAVVLAVAGGAMIAGIAGAVFAVPLAAFVNVVWLYLSRRGWEHPVDPRPNDLIWSTVPRQHRKSFT, encoded by the coding sequence ATGAGCACCGGCGGCGACAAGCCACGCGGCGGCTTCTTCGACACCATCCGGCAGCGCACGGTGTCGACGGAGATCGCCGATTCGATGCCGCGCGGCCTCCGCCTCGCGACCGCGTACGCGTGGCGCTTCCTCCTCATCGCCGCGGCGATCGCCGTCCTCATCTGGATCGTCATCCAGCTGAAGCTGCTGATCATCCCGCTGCTGGCCGCGATCCTCGTGACGGCGCTCGTCTGGCCGCTGTTCAGCTTCCTGATCCGCCATCGGATGCCGCGCTGGCTCTCGGTGCTCCTCACCGTCGTCGTCGCGCTCTCCGTCGCCACCGGCCTGCTGTGGCTCGCGATCTGGCAGATCTCCCGCGAAGCCGGACGCGTCCGCGACCGCACCGTCGTCGCCCTCGACGAGTTCCGCACGTATCTCGTCGACGGTCCGCTCCACCTCACCGAGCTGCAGATCGACGGCGCCATCGACCAGGCCTTCGAGCTCATCCAGGAGCAGGCGCAACTCCTCTGGTCGGGCGCCCTCGCCGTCGGGTCGACGCTCGGGCACATCGTCACCGGCGTCCTCCTCGCGATCTTCATCCTGATCTGCACGCTCGCCGATGGCGGCGGCATCTGGAAGTGGACCGTCCGTCTCTTCCCGCAGCGCGCCCGCACCGCCGTCGACGGCGCCGGACGCGCCGGCTGGCGCACCGTCATCAACTACGCGCGCACCCAGTTGCTCGTCGCCACCATCGACGCGGTCGGCATCGGCGTCGGGGCCTTCGCGCTCGGCGTGCCGCTCGCCGCGCCCATCGGCGTGCTCGTCTTCCTCGGCGCGTTCGTCCCGTTCGTGGGCGCAGTCCTCACCGGCGCCCTCGCCGTCTTCCTCGCCCTGGTCTACAACGGCCCCTGGATCGCCCTCTGGATGCTCGTCATCGTCCTCGGCGTCCAGCAGCTGGAAGGGCACATCCTCCAGCCGCTCCTCATGGGCGCGGCCGTCAAGGTCCACCCGCTTGCGGTCGTCCTCGCCGTCGCCGGCGGCGCGATGATCGCTGGCATTGCGGGCGCCGTCTTCGCGGTGCCGCTCGCCGCGTTCGTCAACGTCGTGTGGCTCTACCTCTCCCGACGCGGATGGGAGCACCCGGTCGACCCGAGACCGAACGACCTCATCTGGAGCACCGTGCCCCGGCAACACAGGAAGTCCTTCACGTGA
- a CDS encoding DUF1272 domain-containing protein, whose protein sequence is MRPTCESCGTAAAADGEAYICSYECTWCAGCVDTFPGGACPNCGGALERRPTRVAAS, encoded by the coding sequence ATGCGTCCGACCTGCGAGTCCTGCGGAACCGCCGCCGCTGCGGACGGCGAGGCCTACATCTGCTCGTACGAGTGCACCTGGTGCGCAGGCTGCGTCGACACGTTTCCCGGCGGGGCGTGCCCGAACTGTGGGGGAGCGCTCGAGCGGCGGCCGACACGCGTGGCCGCTTCCTGA
- a CDS encoding AAA family ATPase — MLIAMAGLPGSGKSTLAGEIARALGCSLLSVDPIEAAMWRAGVARDQPTGLAAYVIAEDLARAQMLLGHDVVIDAVNDADAARGQWEALAAELGEPLAFVEVFCSDETEHRRRLTERRRDIVGFPEPTWDSVVERRAAFTEWTRGRLRLDSMLSQQDNVAAALAHIASVKMRDSSSGEAF, encoded by the coding sequence ATGCTGATCGCAATGGCAGGGCTCCCGGGCTCAGGCAAGAGCACGCTGGCCGGCGAGATCGCGCGAGCGCTCGGTTGTTCGCTGCTGTCCGTCGATCCCATCGAAGCGGCGATGTGGCGCGCGGGTGTCGCGCGCGATCAGCCCACCGGGCTCGCGGCGTACGTCATCGCCGAAGACCTCGCCCGCGCGCAGATGCTGCTCGGGCACGACGTGGTGATCGACGCGGTCAACGACGCCGACGCCGCTCGCGGGCAGTGGGAAGCACTCGCGGCCGAGCTGGGGGAGCCGCTCGCGTTCGTCGAGGTCTTCTGCAGCGACGAGACGGAGCACCGGCGCCGGCTGACCGAGCGTCGCCGTGACATCGTCGGATTTCCCGAACCGACGTGGGACTCGGTCGTCGAGCGGAGGGCTGCTTTCACTGAGTGGACGCGTGGGCGTCTGCGGCTCGATTCGATGCTCTCGCAGCAAGACAACGTCGCTGCGGCGCTTGCCCACATCGCCTCGGTGAAGATGAGAGATTCCTCATCTGGCGAGGCCTTCTGA
- a CDS encoding VOC family protein, which yields MASIYSIVWGVRDITRAVEFWTAALDYVPKREPGDDWASLVPREGTGVQLSLMLVGSDKPQRHHLDILAEDRTAEVERLVALGATTVDDWDYEDGADYIVLRDPDGNTFCVVSD from the coding sequence ATGGCAAGCATCTATTCGATCGTGTGGGGCGTGCGCGACATCACGCGTGCGGTGGAGTTCTGGACTGCGGCGCTCGACTACGTGCCGAAGCGCGAGCCGGGCGATGACTGGGCCAGTCTCGTGCCGCGGGAGGGCACGGGCGTGCAGCTGTCGCTCATGCTCGTCGGGTCGGACAAGCCGCAGCGGCACCATCTCGACATCCTGGCCGAGGACCGCACCGCCGAGGTCGAGCGGCTGGTCGCCCTCGGCGCCACCACGGTCGACGACTGGGACTACGAGGACGGCGCCGACTACATCGTGCTGCGCGACCCCGACGGCAATACGTTCTGCGTCGTCTCCGACTGA
- the ilvA gene encoding threonine ammonia-lyase — MTVEISTTHPTLSEFTDAAAELSDVILHTPVEGSDFLSGVLGAPVHLKFEHLQRTGSFKIRGATYRLSRLTAEERARGVVAASAGNHAQGVALGAQKLGIPATIFMPLGVPVPKLLATRGYGADVILEGATVETPLQLAKEFAERTGAIFIPPYDHRDVVIGQGTLGLELMDEIDDLDTIIVGIGGGGLIAGVAAAAKARAAEQGRTIRVIGVQAENSAAYPLSLEAGRPVVAETTPTIADGIAVKRPGDIPFEIIRDLVDEVVTVTDDDIARALLVLIERAKQVVEPAGAVGVAAILTGKITPTGPTAVILSGGNIDPLLLQRVVAHGLAASGRYMTIQVPLPDRPGQLARVSDLLSSVGANVIEVLHTRHGQGLQISEVILQLSVETRGEEHRAQVLAVLRDAGYAPRRVQD; from the coding sequence GTGACCGTCGAGATCTCCACCACCCACCCGACCCTGTCGGAGTTCACGGATGCCGCCGCAGAACTGTCCGACGTCATCCTGCACACGCCCGTCGAGGGGTCCGACTTTCTCTCGGGCGTGCTCGGCGCCCCCGTGCACCTGAAGTTCGAGCACCTGCAGCGCACCGGCTCCTTCAAGATCCGCGGCGCCACCTACCGTCTCTCGCGGCTGACGGCCGAGGAGCGCGCCCGCGGCGTCGTCGCGGCATCCGCCGGCAACCACGCCCAGGGCGTGGCGCTCGGTGCCCAGAAGCTCGGCATCCCCGCGACGATCTTCATGCCGCTCGGTGTGCCGGTGCCGAAGCTCCTCGCGACGCGCGGCTACGGCGCCGATGTCATCCTCGAGGGCGCGACCGTCGAGACCCCGCTGCAGCTCGCGAAGGAGTTCGCCGAGCGCACCGGCGCGATCTTCATCCCGCCCTACGACCACCGCGACGTCGTCATCGGCCAGGGCACGCTCGGTCTCGAGCTGATGGACGAGATCGACGATCTCGACACGATCATCGTCGGCATCGGTGGGGGAGGCCTCATCGCCGGCGTCGCCGCGGCCGCGAAGGCCCGCGCCGCCGAACAGGGCCGCACGATCCGCGTCATCGGCGTGCAGGCCGAGAACTCCGCCGCCTACCCGCTCTCCCTCGAGGCCGGCCGCCCCGTCGTCGCCGAGACCACCCCGACGATCGCCGACGGCATCGCGGTCAAGCGGCCCGGCGACATCCCGTTCGAGATCATCCGCGACCTCGTCGACGAGGTCGTCACGGTCACCGACGACGACATCGCCCGCGCCCTCCTCGTGCTCATCGAGCGCGCCAAGCAGGTCGTCGAGCCCGCCGGCGCCGTGGGCGTCGCAGCCATCCTCACCGGCAAGATCACGCCGACGGGACCGACCGCGGTGATCCTCTCCGGCGGCAACATCGACCCGCTCCTGCTGCAGCGGGTCGTGGCGCACGGACTCGCGGCATCCGGTCGGTATATGACGATCCAGGTGCCGCTGCCCGACCGGCCGGGCCAGCTCGCGCGCGTGTCCGACCTGCTGTCGTCGGTGGGCGCGAACGTCATCGAGGTGCTGCACACCCGGCACGGGCAGGGCCTGCAGATCAGCGAGGTGATCCTGCAGCTGTCGGTCGAGACCCGCGGCGAGGAGCACCGCGCACAGGTGCTCGCCGTCCTCCGCGACGCGGGTTACGCGCCGCGGAGGGTCCAGGACTGA
- a CDS encoding DNA alkylation repair protein — protein MESPADFIDRTLRAEASEWRTWADGDDSVGGLRVYGSSTGAIRGTVRDALRRHRGLSHDDIVMLASELWSVPVFERRLATVVLLQGQVGTLTGNDLTRIEGFLRDARVPELIEPLAGDVVAPLLARLTGADAERAQRIVARWAESDSASLRAAVALL, from the coding sequence GTGGAATCACCTGCCGACTTCATCGACCGCACGCTGCGGGCTGAGGCATCCGAGTGGCGGACGTGGGCGGACGGTGATGACTCGGTCGGCGGGCTGAGGGTCTACGGGTCGTCGACCGGGGCGATCCGCGGCACCGTGCGCGATGCGCTGCGACGACACCGAGGGCTGAGCCACGACGACATCGTCATGCTCGCCTCGGAGTTGTGGTCGGTGCCGGTGTTCGAGCGACGGCTCGCAACGGTCGTGCTGCTACAGGGGCAAGTCGGCACGCTTACGGGCAACGACCTCACCCGGATTGAGGGGTTCCTCCGCGACGCGCGGGTGCCGGAGCTCATCGAGCCGCTCGCGGGCGACGTCGTCGCGCCGCTGCTCGCGAGGCTGACCGGCGCCGACGCGGAGCGGGCGCAGCGCATCGTCGCGCGGTGGGCGGAGTCGGATTCGGCTTCGCTCCGGGCGGCTGTCGCGTTGCTGTGA
- a CDS encoding HNH endonuclease signature motif containing protein — protein sequence MTSPHGTPGSDAFTASLAEIVHGAEGIGAALAAAQIQEIRMLAAAAALAERTVAGSPQRVRERDMVERSIAAELGGVARVTDRTMQRRMEEARTIVEDYPAAMAAWEAGTIVRGHVMVIRDAGTVLPPELRASFADAAIARCERDTPNRVRAELEMLAQRMHPRSFSQRHEEAAAARCVRIVAGRDGMSDLIATVPTVIAEGIHDRLTQQGRAIIDTRGERAAAAGGDAFGIDDPSRAEIIATDARTMDQVRADLFADLLLVGTPALDDTRGTTAGPLGAIRARVQVVIPSHVLNGTGDACDLVGRSPIDAETARQLAAGNPIWERLITHPVTGAVLEVDSYRVPTAMRRYLQGRDQHCRFPGCRLAAIRCEVDHTLDAALGGPTKTSNLAHLCQRHHSMKQFTAWRVRQLKGGVLEWTSPLGRTYREDAPTPAVAFTPAVAPLAAAAPF from the coding sequence ATGACAAGCCCCCACGGCACTCCCGGTTCCGACGCGTTCACCGCGTCGCTCGCCGAGATCGTCCACGGGGCCGAGGGCATCGGGGCCGCCCTCGCTGCGGCGCAGATCCAGGAGATCCGCATGCTCGCCGCGGCCGCCGCGCTCGCGGAGCGGACCGTCGCCGGATCGCCGCAGCGCGTGCGCGAACGCGACATGGTCGAGCGTTCCATCGCGGCCGAACTCGGGGGAGTGGCGCGCGTCACCGACCGGACCATGCAACGGCGCATGGAAGAAGCCCGCACCATCGTCGAGGACTACCCGGCCGCGATGGCGGCATGGGAGGCGGGCACGATCGTCCGCGGTCACGTGATGGTGATCCGGGATGCCGGGACGGTCCTGCCGCCCGAGCTGCGTGCTTCATTCGCGGATGCCGCCATCGCCCGGTGCGAACGAGACACCCCGAACCGCGTGCGCGCCGAACTCGAGATGCTCGCACAGCGCATGCACCCGCGCTCGTTCTCCCAGCGGCACGAAGAGGCTGCCGCCGCCCGGTGCGTCCGGATCGTGGCGGGCCGGGACGGCATGAGCGACCTGATCGCCACGGTGCCGACGGTCATCGCCGAGGGCATCCACGACCGGCTCACGCAGCAGGGACGGGCGATCATCGACACCCGCGGCGAGCGGGCCGCGGCCGCAGGCGGTGATGCCTTCGGGATCGATGACCCGTCCCGCGCCGAGATCATCGCCACCGACGCGCGCACGATGGACCAGGTCCGAGCCGACCTGTTTGCCGACCTCCTCCTCGTGGGAACGCCGGCCCTCGACGACACCCGCGGCACCACCGCCGGGCCGCTCGGTGCGATCCGCGCTCGTGTCCAGGTGGTCATCCCGTCGCACGTCCTCAACGGAACCGGCGACGCCTGCGATCTCGTCGGCCGCTCACCGATCGACGCCGAGACCGCCCGCCAACTCGCCGCCGGTAACCCCATCTGGGAGCGGCTCATCACCCACCCGGTCACCGGCGCCGTGCTCGAAGTCGACTCGTACCGGGTGCCAACCGCCATGCGCCGATACCTGCAAGGCCGAGACCAGCACTGTCGATTCCCCGGATGCCGCTTGGCCGCGATCCGCTGCGAAGTCGACCACACGCTTGACGCGGCGCTCGGCGGGCCGACGAAGACGTCGAACCTCGCGCACCTGTGCCAACGCCACCACTCGATGAAGCAATTCACCGCCTGGAGAGTGCGACAACTGAAGGGTGGCGTCCTGGAATGGACCTCACCCCTCGGCAGGACCTACCGCGAAGACGCACCCACCCCGGCCGTCGCGTTCACTCCTGCCGTCGCACCGCTCGCCGCAGCCGCCCCGTTCTGA
- a CDS encoding LemA family protein, producing the protein MDFLVPLLVAVGVLIVVVGIYLWATYNSLVSLNVRVDEAWSDITVQLKRRADLLPNLIETVKGYAAHEKAVFENVTQARAETLTASSPAEAGVAEGHMQQALKSLFAVAEAYPQLQASQNFLQLQQAVVDTEDKIQASRRFYNGGVRELNTKIKVFPNNMFARRLGFTEREFFEVVDGAAIAEPPRIQF; encoded by the coding sequence ATGGACTTCTTGGTGCCACTGCTCGTGGCTGTCGGCGTGCTGATCGTCGTCGTCGGGATCTACCTGTGGGCGACGTACAACTCGCTCGTCTCGTTGAACGTGCGCGTCGACGAGGCGTGGAGCGACATCACCGTGCAGCTCAAGCGCCGCGCCGACCTGCTCCCGAACCTCATCGAGACGGTCAAGGGCTACGCCGCGCACGAGAAGGCGGTCTTCGAGAACGTCACCCAGGCGCGCGCCGAAACCCTCACCGCCTCGAGCCCCGCGGAGGCGGGCGTCGCCGAAGGCCACATGCAGCAGGCGCTGAAGTCGCTGTTCGCCGTCGCCGAGGCGTACCCGCAGCTGCAGGCCAGCCAGAATTTCCTCCAGCTGCAGCAGGCCGTCGTCGACACCGAAGACAAGATCCAGGCGTCGCGCCGGTTCTACAACGGCGGCGTCCGCGAGCTGAACACGAAGATCAAGGTGTTCCCCAACAACATGTTCGCCCGTCGCCTCGGCTTCACCGAACGCGAGTTCTTCGAGGTCGTCGACGGCGCCGCCATCGCCGAACCCCCGCGGATCCAGTTCTGA